The following proteins are encoded in a genomic region of Iodidimonas sp. SYSU 1G8:
- a CDS encoding SDR family oxidoreductase has product MPRENRLLGRVALVTGAASGIGLATATLFAEQGAKVLASDVPGSPLAERFAGNPNVACVYKDVSDEDAPEVLVGAAIEAFGRLDILFNNAGICPTEPYLEQSQATWNRTLAINVTAVNRLTIAAAPHLKQSGSGRIINTGSVQSQVAGPTLTAYTVSKHALAGLTKQQALELGPFGITANYIQPGFILTGITETFLATAPKAEADAFAQYWKTKAPVGRLGQPIDIARGALFLALESSSFISGIGLRIDGGAMARL; this is encoded by the coding sequence ATGCCACGGGAAAACAGGCTTCTCGGACGGGTCGCTCTCGTCACCGGCGCGGCCAGCGGCATCGGGCTGGCGACCGCCACCCTGTTCGCCGAACAGGGCGCGAAGGTTCTCGCCAGTGACGTACCGGGATCGCCTCTGGCCGAACGCTTCGCCGGCAATCCCAACGTCGCGTGCGTCTACAAGGACGTCAGCGACGAGGACGCGCCCGAGGTACTGGTCGGCGCCGCGATCGAGGCGTTCGGCCGGCTGGACATCCTGTTCAACAATGCGGGCATCTGTCCCACCGAGCCGTATCTGGAGCAGTCGCAGGCGACCTGGAACCGGACATTGGCCATCAACGTGACGGCGGTGAACCGCCTGACCATCGCCGCCGCGCCCCATCTCAAGCAGAGCGGCAGCGGCCGTATCATCAATACAGGCTCGGTCCAGTCGCAGGTTGCCGGGCCGACCCTGACCGCCTACACCGTCTCCAAGCACGCGCTCGCCGGCCTCACCAAGCAGCAGGCGCTTGAGCTGGGGCCGTTCGGGATCACAGCCAACTACATCCAGCCCGGCTTCATCCTCACCGGCATCACCGAAACCTTCCTGGCGACGGCGCCCAAGGCCGAGGCGGACGCGTTCGCCCAGTACTGGAAGACCAAGGCGCCGGTCGGCCGCCTGGGCCAGCCCATCGACATCGCCCGCGGCGCCCTGTTTCTGGCGCTGGAAAGCTCCAGTTTCATCAGCGGCATCGGGCTGCGCATCGACGGCGGGGCCATGGCCCGGCTGTGA
- a CDS encoding glycosyltransferase family A protein, with protein sequence MTSEIPANLLTVVMPNFNYGRFIAEAIGSVAAQTHSPIELIVVDDASTDDSVAVVRDTLPKMTNLFSTELLALEQNVGKLGALNRALPKVRGEYFIILDSDDLLTPEYAARCIAELTEARKADPSIGFIYTDCTLVSQAGELLDRGKSTAFDAKLLEEFSFVPEPALCLARAVVEAGPFDEAIRKGTKHHKWRRMVANGWNGQHLAEPLFYYRMHDKNLSGIGKRVIAEVENGQRGHRILSGYWPTQTTQR encoded by the coding sequence ATGACATCCGAAATCCCGGCGAACCTGCTGACCGTCGTCATGCCCAATTTCAATTATGGGCGGTTCATCGCCGAGGCGATCGGCAGCGTCGCGGCGCAGACCCACAGCCCGATCGAGCTGATCGTCGTCGATGACGCCAGCACCGACGACTCCGTGGCGGTGGTACGCGATACACTGCCCAAGATGACCAATCTGTTCAGTACCGAACTGCTGGCGCTGGAGCAGAACGTGGGCAAGCTGGGCGCGCTGAACCGGGCCCTGCCGAAAGTCCGCGGCGAGTATTTCATCATCCTGGATTCCGATGACCTGCTGACGCCGGAATATGCCGCCCGCTGCATCGCCGAACTGACCGAAGCGCGCAAGGCCGACCCCAGCATCGGCTTCATCTACACGGATTGCACTCTGGTGTCGCAGGCCGGCGAACTGCTCGACCGGGGTAAGTCGACCGCGTTCGATGCCAAGCTGCTCGAGGAATTCAGCTTCGTCCCCGAACCGGCGCTGTGCCTGGCGCGCGCCGTCGTCGAGGCCGGGCCTTTCGATGAGGCGATCCGCAAGGGCACCAAGCACCACAAATGGCGCCGCATGGTCGCCAATGGCTGGAACGGCCAGCATCTCGCCGAGCCGCTTTTCTACTATCGGATGCACGACAAGAACCTGTCGGGCATCGGCAAGCGCGTGATCGCCGAGGTCGAGAACGGACAGCGCGGCCACCGCATCCTGTCCGGCTATTGGCCGACCCAGACCACGCAGCGATAA
- a CDS encoding surface lipoprotein assembly modifier, which produces MRAGWLKRAAAPAALVLALCASAAAEEAAPPAAGVSVPLEKLPEVMTPPEVIEVAKRLILAGQTDPARRLLERIAPQAPDPVEVRFLLGTIAAAEKRYGDAVKIYRDILTDKPGITRVRLELARALFLNEEDEAAEHHFHLALSDQPPGPVADNIKMFLDAIRARKDFRWTVGFSVAPDTNINVAPEDERVDLFGLPFILDENARQRSGVGVVVSGGAEYSPDLSQRTKLESNVYVRHSEYKGGAFDDTLVSAGIGPSFRWSRTTISAQATGYYRWYGGDAYNRALGGQVTWEQDIARRWRASATIGYQQVDYLLNDQLDGPLYSFTATVTYGLSSRSYLRGIFAVNYERADALALRNTEWRYGLGLYRELGWGIIAYLQPEITFNPYKGIQPAFNRRRNDTELRVGLSLIKRDINLWGFSPELRYTFVKNHSSIDFYDYDRHRVEIGVSRKF; this is translated from the coding sequence ATGAGGGCTGGCTGGCTCAAGCGGGCCGCCGCGCCGGCGGCCCTTGTCCTTGCCCTGTGCGCGTCCGCCGCGGCGGAGGAGGCGGCGCCGCCGGCTGCGGGCGTCTCCGTGCCGCTCGAGAAGCTGCCCGAGGTGATGACGCCGCCCGAGGTGATCGAGGTCGCCAAGCGCCTGATCCTGGCCGGGCAGACCGATCCGGCGCGCCGTCTGCTGGAGCGCATCGCGCCGCAGGCGCCCGATCCGGTGGAGGTGCGGTTCCTGCTCGGCACCATCGCCGCCGCCGAGAAGCGCTATGGCGACGCGGTGAAGATCTACCGCGACATCCTCACCGACAAGCCGGGCATCACCCGCGTGCGGCTCGAGCTGGCGCGCGCCCTGTTCCTCAACGAGGAGGACGAGGCGGCCGAGCATCATTTCCATCTGGCGCTGTCCGACCAGCCGCCCGGACCGGTGGCCGACAACATCAAGATGTTCCTCGACGCCATTCGGGCGCGCAAGGATTTCCGCTGGACCGTCGGCTTCTCGGTCGCGCCCGACACCAACATCAACGTCGCGCCCGAAGACGAGCGCGTCGACCTGTTCGGCCTGCCGTTCATCCTGGACGAGAACGCGCGCCAGCGCTCCGGCGTCGGCGTGGTCGTCTCCGGCGGCGCGGAATACTCGCCCGATCTCAGCCAGCGGACCAAGCTGGAGAGCAATGTCTATGTCCGCCATTCCGAGTACAAGGGCGGCGCGTTCGACGACACGCTGGTCTCGGCCGGCATCGGCCCGTCCTTCCGCTGGTCGCGCACCACGATTTCGGCGCAGGCAACCGGCTATTACCGCTGGTATGGCGGCGACGCCTACAACCGCGCCCTGGGCGGCCAGGTCACCTGGGAACAGGACATCGCCCGCCGCTGGCGCGCCTCGGCCACCATCGGCTACCAGCAGGTCGACTATCTGCTCAACGACCAGCTCGACGGGCCGCTCTATTCCTTCACGGCCACGGTCACCTACGGGCTCAGCAGCCGCTCCTATCTGCGCGGCATCTTCGCGGTGAACTACGAGCGCGCCGACGCACTGGCGCTGCGCAACACGGAATGGCGCTACGGGCTGGGACTCTACCGGGAACTGGGCTGGGGCATCATCGCCTACCTGCAGCCCGAGATCACCTTCAACCCCTACAAGGGCATCCAGCCCGCCTTCAACCGGCGGCGCAACGACACGGAATTGCGCGTCGGCCTGTCGCTGATCAAGCGCGACATCAATCTGTGGGGCTTCTCGCCGGAGCTCCGCTACACCTTCGTCAAGAACCACTCCAGCATCGACTTCTACGACTATGACCGCCACCGGGTGGAAATCGGCGTGTCGCGGAAATTCTGA
- a CDS encoding SDR family oxidoreductase produces the protein MTGLLEGKAAIVTGAASGIGEASARLMASEGARVLAVDLPGKPLAQVHAGSPSIICMDMDVTALGAADAIVAAAIDAFGRLDILFNNAGTVGKGGVVETHDEADWNFVIGLNLTSVYRLSKAAIPFLKQSGAARIINVGSVRSDFADSGAVAYTSTKHAVAGLTKVLACELGPYGTANYIQPGAILTGITSPAFERMPDYAKYWKERAPVGRFGESEDIANAVLYLASDEADFVSGIGLWVDGGAVSHY, from the coding sequence ATGACGGGACTTCTGGAAGGCAAGGCCGCGATCGTGACCGGCGCGGCCAGCGGCATCGGCGAGGCGAGCGCCAGGCTCATGGCGTCCGAAGGCGCGCGCGTGCTCGCGGTCGACCTTCCGGGCAAGCCGCTGGCGCAGGTTCACGCCGGCAGCCCGTCCATCATCTGCATGGATATGGATGTGACGGCGCTCGGCGCCGCCGATGCCATCGTGGCGGCGGCCATCGACGCGTTCGGCAGGCTCGACATCCTGTTCAACAATGCGGGCACCGTCGGCAAGGGCGGCGTTGTCGAAACCCATGACGAGGCCGACTGGAACTTCGTCATCGGCCTGAACCTGACCTCCGTCTACCGCCTGTCCAAGGCGGCCATCCCGTTCCTGAAACAGAGCGGCGCGGCCCGGATCATCAATGTGGGATCGGTGCGCTCCGATTTCGCCGATTCCGGCGCGGTCGCCTATACCTCGACCAAGCATGCCGTCGCCGGCCTGACCAAGGTCCTGGCCTGCGAACTGGGCCCTTACGGGACCGCCAATTACATCCAGCCCGGCGCCATCCTCACCGGCATCACCTCGCCCGCGTTCGAGCGCATGCCCGACTATGCAAAGTACTGGAAGGAGCGGGCGCCGGTCGGCCGTTTCGGCGAGTCCGAGGACATCGCCAACGCCGTGCTCTATCTGGCGTCGGACGAGGCGGATTTCGTCAGCGGCATCGGCCTCTGGGTCGATGGCGGCGCGGTTTCGCATTACTGA
- a CDS encoding transferrin-binding protein-like solute binding protein, with protein sequence MGITAQGRAFSPVRNIEGFNENNSVTYDVETDSFRLRIANALTSLDETFLPTDIDPRSDASLTVYEGAGGDRMYVMLNAQEAILNLNYVTFGNWIDTTGDNNDLATGYVVFGVRTPVSAMPGSGTASYAGQTAGTMVDAKGNVYTVSGFGTLTANFTAGTVNGDFNRMGALAVQTATVVPWRDFTTTADISGSSFTGSAATKDGKLTGTTRGGFFGPVAEEIGAVWTLSGPGENATGAFVGKK encoded by the coding sequence ATGGGCATTACAGCCCAGGGGAGAGCGTTTTCACCGGTTAGAAACATCGAAGGCTTCAACGAAAATAATTCAGTTACCTACGACGTCGAAACGGACAGTTTCAGGCTTCGTATTGCGAATGCCTTGACCAGCTTAGACGAAACCTTCCTGCCCACGGATATCGATCCGCGAAGCGACGCAAGCTTGACCGTTTATGAAGGCGCCGGCGGGGATCGAATGTATGTGATGCTCAACGCTCAAGAGGCGATCCTGAACCTAAACTATGTGACCTTCGGGAACTGGATCGACACAACCGGCGATAACAACGATCTCGCCACAGGCTACGTGGTGTTCGGTGTGCGGACGCCGGTGTCCGCGATGCCTGGCAGCGGGACGGCGAGTTACGCGGGACAGACGGCCGGAACCATGGTCGATGCCAAGGGCAACGTCTACACGGTAAGCGGCTTTGGCACTTTAACAGCGAATTTCACCGCCGGCACAGTGAATGGCGATTTCAACAGAATGGGGGCATTGGCAGTTCAGACAGCTACCGTTGTTCCTTGGCGCGATTTCACTACCACCGCGGACATTAGCGGAAGCAGCTTCACCGGTTCGGCGGCTACGAAGGACGGCAAACTGACGGGAACCACGCGAGGCGGCTTCTTCGGGCCGGTCGCGGAGGAGATTGGCGCCGTCTGGACTCTCAGCGGGCCAGGCGAGAACGCAACTGGCGCATTCGTAGGCAAGAAGTGA
- a CDS encoding SDR family oxidoreductase: MDKELTLEEKIALKQWGLDDDALAVHPTVYRSDLLDGQVFLISGGGTGMGRTLAYLAARLGAQVMICGRRQEMLDETAEGIERRLGKTIVTHAMSIRDEDQVSALMDAAWERFGKVDCLVNNAGGQFVQNAIDFTKKGWRSVIDLNLNGTWYMMQEAAIRWRDTGQRGGNIINNVATVARGMPQSGHTCAARAGIIAMSKTVSTEWAPFGIRVNCVAPGSVETTGFNVYSDEALVTFANCNPMKRMGTAWDVAEAMIYLAGPSGNFITGEVLTVDGGMSQMGWMWPAGRPDYFKDIVG, translated from the coding sequence GTGGACAAGGAGCTGACCCTCGAGGAGAAGATCGCCCTGAAGCAGTGGGGCCTGGACGACGACGCGCTCGCCGTCCATCCCACGGTGTATCGGAGCGATCTGCTCGACGGACAGGTGTTCCTGATCTCCGGCGGCGGCACGGGCATGGGTAGGACGCTCGCCTATCTGGCGGCGCGGCTCGGGGCGCAGGTGATGATCTGCGGCCGCCGCCAGGAAATGCTGGACGAAACGGCCGAGGGCATCGAGCGGCGCCTCGGCAAGACCATCGTCACGCACGCCATGAGCATCCGCGACGAGGACCAGGTGAGCGCCCTGATGGACGCCGCCTGGGAACGCTTCGGCAAGGTGGACTGCCTGGTGAACAATGCCGGCGGCCAGTTCGTGCAGAACGCCATCGACTTCACCAAGAAGGGCTGGCGCTCGGTCATCGATCTCAACCTGAACGGCACCTGGTACATGATGCAGGAAGCCGCCATCCGCTGGCGCGACACCGGCCAGCGCGGCGGCAACATCATCAACAACGTGGCGACGGTGGCGCGCGGCATGCCGCAATCGGGCCACACCTGCGCGGCGCGCGCCGGCATCATCGCCATGTCGAAGACCGTGTCCACCGAATGGGCGCCGTTCGGCATCCGCGTCAACTGCGTCGCGCCCGGCTCGGTGGAGACGACGGGCTTCAACGTCTATTCCGACGAGGCGCTGGTCACCTTCGCCAACTGCAACCCGATGAAGCGCATGGGCACCGCCTGGGACGTGGCCGAGGCCATGATCTACCTGGCCGGCCCCAGCGGCAACTTCATCACCGGCGAAGTGCTGACGGTCGACGGCGGCATGTCCCAGATGGGCTGGATGTGGCCCGCGGGACGGCCGGACTACTTCAAGGATATCGTGGGTTGA
- a CDS encoding aromatic ring-hydroxylating dioxygenase subunit alpha — MDYNLDQGGPALNPEAPDSAADHKAAYVDNGTDTKDPSRYYSAAYKAREWERLWSRVWTIAGVASDIPETGDFLTYDLLHESFIIVRTGPGAADIAAYYNVCGHRGNRLVQADFGRVSGAFTCPFHSWQWTIDGALAHVTDAETFRPEVLAQAPDLVPVSLGIVAGVIFITMDENPRPLRDFLGPVADHMESFHVDKMNVVRHVRSEWAANWKTGIDAFYETYHLGSVHPQTQPIMGDINCQFDCYPNGMSRMIVPIGQPSPHFPDQETVNEGLQYMLNSVGLEPEAFKGGPRDVRPALASVKRDWSRQFGLEWEGLSDVQLTDSFATGIFPNVQFGMHPEGAFLMRFMPHPDDPQRFWYDTMTLVRHVDNPLFKVPDWMGLPEGTDCSGRERPDIERKATGEPPELGLVLDQDSELLPVVQKGLRSKAFKGPLWSEQEQRLRHFHNELDRYIEGEK; from the coding sequence ATGGATTACAATCTCGACCAGGGCGGACCGGCCCTCAATCCGGAGGCACCGGACAGCGCAGCCGATCACAAGGCCGCTTACGTGGACAACGGGACCGATACCAAGGACCCGTCGCGCTATTACAGCGCCGCCTACAAGGCGCGGGAATGGGAGCGCCTCTGGAGCCGGGTCTGGACCATCGCGGGCGTGGCCTCGGACATTCCCGAAACCGGCGATTTCCTGACCTACGACCTGCTGCACGAATCCTTCATCATCGTCCGCACCGGACCGGGCGCGGCCGACATCGCCGCCTACTACAATGTCTGCGGCCACCGGGGAAACCGCCTCGTGCAGGCCGATTTCGGCCGAGTCAGCGGCGCCTTCACCTGTCCGTTTCATTCCTGGCAGTGGACCATCGACGGCGCCCTCGCCCATGTGACCGACGCCGAGACCTTCCGCCCCGAGGTGCTGGCGCAGGCGCCGGATCTGGTGCCGGTGTCCCTCGGCATCGTGGCCGGGGTGATCTTCATCACCATGGATGAGAATCCACGGCCGCTGCGCGATTTCCTGGGGCCGGTCGCGGATCACATGGAGTCCTTCCATGTGGACAAGATGAACGTGGTGCGCCATGTGCGCAGCGAGTGGGCGGCCAACTGGAAGACCGGGATCGACGCGTTCTACGAGACCTATCATCTCGGGTCCGTCCATCCGCAGACGCAGCCGATCATGGGCGACATCAACTGCCAGTTCGACTGTTATCCCAATGGCATGAGCCGCATGATCGTGCCGATCGGCCAGCCCAGTCCGCACTTCCCCGATCAGGAGACGGTGAACGAGGGCCTGCAATACATGCTGAACTCGGTCGGACTGGAGCCCGAGGCCTTCAAAGGGGGTCCGCGTGACGTGCGCCCTGCCCTCGCCTCGGTCAAGCGGGACTGGTCCCGCCAGTTCGGGCTGGAATGGGAGGGGCTTTCGGACGTCCAGCTGACCGACAGCTTCGCGACCGGCATCTTCCCGAACGTCCAGTTCGGCATGCATCCGGAAGGCGCGTTCCTGATGCGCTTCATGCCGCATCCGGACGATCCGCAGCGCTTCTGGTACGACACCATGACCCTGGTGCGCCATGTGGACAATCCGCTGTTCAAGGTACCGGACTGGATGGGCCTGCCGGAAGGCACCGATTGTTCGGGGCGCGAACGCCCGGATATCGAGCGCAAGGCGACCGGCGAGCCGCCGGAGCTCGGCCTCGTGCTGGACCAGGATTCCGAACTGCTGCCGGTGGTCCAGAAGGGCCTGCGCAGCAAGGCGTTCAAGGGACCGCTGTGGTCGGAGCAGGAACAGCGCCTTCGCCATTTTCACAACGAGCTCGACCGATATATCGAGGGCGAGAAATAG
- a CDS encoding AMP-binding protein: MTQPINAFGRLLVRAAATWPDRDAVIFPERKQSFAELHRRSVLRAKQLVALGVRPGEHVGLLLPTSFEFLEVMFGIALAGAVMVPINARYRGSEIAYVTENADLVTIVTTGKVADGVDFIERLGEGLPGLSGAADAGALSLPSAPMLRNILLLGGERAAGFVAEAELHDQAAAVPDGDIDARVAAVGDDDLAMILYTSGTTSNPKGCMITGRSIIGNGRAMAKAYGMTEADSFWSPLPMFHIAATFPICACFDMGSAYVTMGYFDAGVALKLLESSRATINYACFVTIISDLINHPDFASTDLSAVRLMNSSLAVQPPGFAQRLREAMPQCIQVGTYGLSEASGTVCTSPLDSPEHLRHTRLGSPMPGQEVEIRDPDTGAPVPVGQRGEICVRGVNILQGYYKDPEKTAQTLRGGWLHTGDIGSLDEHGTIMFHGRFKDMLKVGGENVAAAEIESLLQEHPAVKLAQVVGLPDARLVEVPAAFVELKPGEQLSEADLIAFCKGKVASFKVPRHVRFVTAWPMSTSKIQKFKMRQKLEAELDARRGAAE; encoded by the coding sequence ATGACACAGCCGATCAACGCCTTCGGGCGCCTTCTCGTTCGCGCCGCCGCGACCTGGCCCGACCGCGACGCGGTCATCTTTCCCGAACGCAAGCAGAGCTTCGCCGAACTGCATCGCCGTTCGGTCCTGCGGGCAAAGCAGCTCGTCGCGCTCGGCGTCCGGCCCGGCGAGCATGTGGGACTGCTCCTGCCGACGAGTTTCGAGTTCCTCGAGGTGATGTTCGGCATCGCCCTGGCCGGCGCGGTGATGGTGCCGATCAACGCGCGATACCGGGGCAGCGAGATCGCCTATGTGACGGAGAACGCGGATCTGGTGACCATCGTCACCACCGGCAAGGTCGCCGACGGCGTCGATTTCATCGAGCGGCTCGGCGAAGGGCTGCCCGGCCTGTCGGGCGCGGCCGACGCGGGCGCGCTGTCGCTGCCCTCGGCTCCCATGCTGCGCAACATCCTGCTGCTGGGCGGCGAGCGCGCGGCGGGATTCGTCGCCGAAGCCGAGCTGCACGACCAGGCCGCCGCCGTGCCGGACGGCGACATCGACGCCCGGGTCGCCGCCGTCGGCGACGACGATCTGGCGATGATCCTCTACACCTCGGGCACGACCTCCAATCCCAAGGGCTGCATGATCACCGGCCGCTCGATCATCGGCAACGGACGCGCCATGGCCAAGGCCTACGGCATGACCGAGGCGGACAGCTTCTGGTCGCCCCTGCCCATGTTCCACATCGCCGCCACCTTCCCGATCTGCGCCTGCTTCGACATGGGCAGCGCCTATGTGACCATGGGCTATTTCGACGCCGGCGTGGCGCTGAAGCTGCTGGAAAGCTCGCGCGCCACCATCAACTACGCCTGCTTCGTCACCATCATCTCGGACCTCATCAATCACCCGGATTTCGCGAGCACCGATCTCAGCGCGGTCCGGCTGATGAACAGCAGCCTGGCGGTCCAGCCGCCCGGCTTCGCCCAACGGCTGCGCGAGGCGATGCCGCAGTGCATCCAGGTCGGCACCTATGGCCTCAGCGAAGCCTCGGGCACGGTCTGCACCTCGCCGCTCGACAGCCCGGAGCATCTGCGTCACACGCGCCTGGGTTCGCCCATGCCGGGCCAGGAGGTGGAAATCCGCGATCCCGATACCGGCGCGCCCGTGCCGGTGGGCCAGCGCGGCGAGATCTGCGTGCGCGGCGTCAACATCCTGCAGGGATACTACAAGGATCCGGAGAAGACCGCGCAGACCCTGCGCGGCGGCTGGCTGCACACCGGCGATATCGGCTCGCTGGACGAGCATGGGACGATCATGTTCCACGGCCGGTTCAAGGACATGCTGAAGGTGGGCGGCGAAAACGTGGCCGCCGCCGAGATCGAGAGCCTGCTGCAGGAGCATCCGGCGGTGAAGCTGGCGCAGGTCGTCGGCCTGCCCGACGCCCGCCTGGTCGAGGTGCCCGCCGCCTTTGTCGAACTGAAGCCGGGCGAGCAACTCAGCGAGGCCGATCTGATCGCTTTCTGCAAGGGCAAGGTCGCGAGCTTCAAGGTGCCCCGGCATGTGCGCTTCGTGACGGCCTGGCCCATGTCGACCAGCAAGATCCAGAAGTTCAAGATGCGCCAGAAACTGGAAGCCGAACTGGATGCCAGGCGCGGCGCGGCGGAATAG
- a CDS encoding AI-2E family transporter, whose protein sequence is MRGLEKSTFLFLLIGTSLAFALVLWPYFGAILWAVAVSVVFNPVYHRLLRSTPGRRNLAAGITLLIILVMVIMPATLIGISLIQEASSSYAKFQSGEINPGAMLRQAHAALPPWAMGLLDRFGLGDVDAITREITTGLANSMQMIAGKALNIGQSAFGFLISLGVMLYMTFFLLRDGYALTRKIGESVPLPPDMRAMLFEKFTTVIRATLKGSVVVAVVQGALGGITFWILGIHAPLLWAVLMAFLSLLPAIGTGFVWVPVAIYLLATGAIWQGIVLVLVGIFVIGLVDNVLRPILVGKDTKMPDYIVLISTLGGLHLFGMNGIIVGPMIAAMFIAVWHILTELRHRPTEPDETGLPPADGL, encoded by the coding sequence GTGCGGGGTCTGGAAAAATCCACCTTCCTGTTTCTTCTGATCGGCACGTCGCTGGCCTTCGCGCTGGTGCTGTGGCCATATTTTGGCGCGATCCTCTGGGCGGTGGCCGTCTCGGTCGTTTTCAACCCGGTCTATCACCGTTTGCTGAGAAGCACCCCGGGGCGCAGGAACCTCGCCGCCGGCATTACCCTTCTGATCATCCTCGTCATGGTGATCATGCCCGCGACCTTGATCGGAATTTCGCTGATCCAGGAAGCATCGAGCAGCTACGCCAAGTTCCAGTCGGGCGAGATCAACCCGGGCGCCATGCTGCGACAGGCCCATGCCGCGCTTCCGCCCTGGGCGATGGGCTTGCTGGACCGATTTGGCCTGGGCGATGTGGACGCCATCACCCGCGAGATCACCACCGGCCTCGCCAACAGCATGCAAATGATCGCCGGCAAGGCACTGAATATCGGCCAGAGCGCCTTCGGCTTTCTCATCTCGCTGGGCGTGATGCTGTACATGACGTTCTTCCTGCTGCGCGATGGCTACGCCCTGACCCGCAAGATCGGCGAATCCGTGCCGCTGCCGCCCGACATGCGCGCCATGCTTTTCGAGAAATTCACGACGGTCATCCGCGCCACCCTGAAAGGCAGCGTCGTCGTCGCGGTCGTGCAGGGCGCGCTGGGCGGCATCACCTTCTGGATCCTCGGCATTCACGCCCCCCTGCTCTGGGCTGTCCTGATGGCCTTCCTGTCGCTGTTGCCCGCCATCGGCACCGGGTTCGTGTGGGTGCCCGTGGCGATCTATCTGCTGGCGACCGGCGCCATCTGGCAGGGCATCGTGCTGGTCCTGGTGGGCATCTTCGTGATCGGCCTGGTCGATAACGTCCTGCGCCCGATCCTGGTCGGCAAGGACACGAAGATGCCGGACTACATCGTTCTGATCTCGACCTTGGGCGGTCTGCATCTGTTTGGCATGAACGGGATCATCGTCGGCCCCATGATCGCCGCCATGTTCATCGCCGTCTGGCATATCCTGACCGAACTGCGCCACCGCCCGACGGAGCCGGACGAGACGGGCCTGCCGCCCGCCGACGGGCTCTGA
- a CDS encoding transferrin-binding protein-like solute binding protein, whose product MTFISSVGTNVDFPEVSQESFAAGNTIIYDADNDSFRLNITTGLAQVDATFTPDDIQETPETRIIYYRNGSATLVLAKAGDEGTGLSYVTTGNWSVSPSLGSERGYLVFGIPTSDDSMPITGSATYAGLAGGYLVSSGQQFGLRGTSSLTADFASGVVNGELVLTKQAPLTQEETPWNALSVTGTIAGSGFEGTVQSGDGKLTGPVSGGFFGPGAAETGGSWSAESTIEHATGTFTGKR is encoded by the coding sequence ATGACCTTCATCAGCAGTGTGGGGACGAACGTCGACTTCCCCGAGGTGTCGCAGGAGAGCTTCGCCGCCGGAAACACCATTATCTACGATGCCGACAACGACAGCTTTCGGCTGAACATCACCACGGGGCTGGCCCAGGTCGATGCGACGTTTACACCGGACGACATCCAGGAGACACCCGAAACCCGGATCATCTATTACAGAAACGGTTCAGCCACCTTGGTGCTTGCGAAGGCTGGCGACGAGGGAACAGGTCTCAGCTATGTGACAACCGGAAACTGGAGCGTTTCGCCCTCCCTGGGCTCGGAAAGGGGATATCTGGTCTTCGGCATACCCACCTCGGATGACAGCATGCCCATTACCGGTTCCGCGACCTACGCGGGGTTAGCCGGCGGCTATCTGGTGTCTTCAGGCCAGCAGTTCGGACTGCGGGGAACGTCGAGCCTGACGGCGGACTTCGCGTCCGGCGTGGTGAATGGCGAGCTTGTCCTGACGAAACAGGCCCCCCTGACCCAGGAGGAGACACCCTGGAACGCCTTGAGCGTTACGGGGACCATTGCCGGAAGCGGTTTTGAAGGCACTGTCCAAAGCGGGGATGGTAAACTGACGGGGCCCGTCTCAGGCGGCTTCTTCGGGCCAGGCGCGGCTGAAACCGGCGGAAGCTGGTCGGCGGAAAGCACGATCGAGCATGCGACCGGGACCTTCACCGGAAAACGTTAG